One Paenibacillus sp. FSL W8-0186 genomic window carries:
- a CDS encoding glycoside hydrolase family 48 protein, with product MKWSAFKKPVSLLMSAALSLTIVSGVFTVHSSQALAASSTEETRFLQMYQQLKNPANGYFSPEGIPYHSIETLMSEAPDYGHMTTSEAYSYWLWLEVLYGHYTGDWSKLEAAWDNMEKYIIPVNEGDGKEEQPTMSYYNPNSPATYAAEYSQPDQYPSQLSGQYAAGRDPLDAELKATYGNNQTYLMHWLLDVDNWYGFGNLLNPSHTATYVNTFQRGEQESVWEAIPHPSQDNKTFGKAGEGFMTLFTKESNAPAEQWRYTNATDADARAIQAMYWAKELGYNNSVYLNKAKKMGDYLRYGMYDKYFQKIGSASNGTPTAGTGKDASHYLMAWYTAWGGGLGQTGNWAWRIGSSHAHQGYQNVVAAYALSNPSGGLVPNSPTAGQDWTTSLKRQLEFYTWLQSAEGAIAGGATNSWDGSYKAYPAGKSTFYGLAYDDAPVYHDPPSNNWFGMQAWPVERIAELYYILASNGDTSSENFQMAKQVVQKWIDWSMDYVFANQRPVTDSEGYYLDSLGNRVLGGNNPAIATVSAPGEFWVPSNLEWSGQPATWNGFSSHNGNPNLRVVTKNPGQDAGVLGSYIKALTFFAAGTKAETGSYTALGSQAEQLAKALLDAAWGYNDGIGITTVEPREDYYRYFTKEIYFPNGWTGLFGQGNTLPGSSAVPSDPAKGGNGVYASYTDVRPAIKNDPQWQYLENKYNTSWDPQTKKWTNGAPEFTYHRFWSQVDMATAYAEYDRLINSDQGGPVEPVAPKAPSKPNAVAGDAVVNLSWNSVSGATSYTVKRATTSGGPYTMLGTTAQAAYTDSNVVNGTTYYYVVSASNSVGESPDSPEASAKPASTPIPVQGNLKLEYRTNDTNPGDNQFRPQFRIVNTGDTAVSLSNVKIRYYYTIDGDKPQQFHCDYAAIGSSNVSGTFVKLPSAKPGADYYLEISFGAGAGSLAPGANSGEIQVRVNKTDWSNYNESDDYSYDATKTNFASWEKATLHLNGDLVWGLEP from the coding sequence ATGAAATGGTCAGCTTTTAAGAAGCCGGTATCGCTCTTAATGAGTGCGGCACTGTCGCTTACGATCGTATCGGGTGTGTTTACCGTTCATTCCAGCCAGGCACTCGCAGCATCGTCCACCGAGGAAACCCGGTTCCTGCAAATGTATCAGCAGCTTAAAAATCCGGCCAATGGCTACTTTTCGCCCGAAGGAATTCCTTATCACTCCATTGAGACCCTAATGAGCGAGGCGCCGGACTATGGGCATATGACGACGTCGGAGGCGTATAGCTATTGGCTGTGGCTCGAGGTGCTCTACGGCCATTACACCGGGGATTGGAGCAAGCTTGAAGCCGCGTGGGACAATATGGAGAAGTATATTATCCCGGTGAATGAGGGAGACGGCAAGGAAGAACAGCCAACGATGAGCTACTACAACCCCAACAGCCCGGCAACTTATGCCGCAGAATATTCGCAGCCGGATCAATATCCGAGCCAGCTTAGCGGTCAATATGCGGCAGGAAGAGACCCGCTGGATGCAGAGCTAAAAGCGACGTACGGAAACAACCAGACGTACTTGATGCACTGGCTGCTGGACGTGGACAATTGGTACGGCTTCGGCAATTTGCTCAATCCAAGCCACACGGCAACTTATGTGAACACGTTCCAGCGGGGTGAGCAGGAGTCGGTATGGGAGGCCATACCACATCCATCGCAAGACAATAAAACGTTTGGAAAAGCAGGGGAAGGCTTCATGACTCTGTTTACGAAGGAGAGCAACGCTCCGGCCGAGCAATGGCGTTATACGAATGCGACCGATGCGGATGCGCGGGCCATTCAAGCCATGTACTGGGCTAAGGAACTGGGTTATAACAACTCCGTATATTTGAACAAGGCCAAAAAGATGGGTGACTACTTGCGCTACGGCATGTACGATAAATACTTCCAGAAGATTGGAAGCGCTTCAAATGGAACGCCGACAGCCGGTACCGGCAAGGATGCCAGCCATTATCTCATGGCTTGGTATACAGCCTGGGGAGGCGGCCTGGGACAAACAGGCAACTGGGCTTGGCGAATCGGATCGAGCCACGCTCATCAAGGTTATCAGAACGTCGTAGCGGCTTACGCGCTTTCCAATCCAAGCGGCGGCCTGGTGCCGAATTCTCCAACGGCAGGACAAGATTGGACGACTTCGCTGAAGCGCCAACTGGAGTTCTACACTTGGCTGCAATCCGCAGAAGGGGCGATTGCGGGCGGAGCGACCAACAGCTGGGACGGCTCCTACAAAGCTTATCCTGCCGGCAAGAGCACTTTCTACGGTTTGGCTTATGATGATGCGCCTGTATATCATGACCCGCCATCCAATAACTGGTTCGGCATGCAGGCTTGGCCGGTAGAGCGGATCGCTGAGCTTTATTATATTCTGGCATCAAATGGAGATACCTCCTCGGAGAATTTCCAAATGGCCAAGCAGGTCGTACAGAAATGGATCGACTGGTCCATGGACTACGTCTTTGCTAACCAACGTCCGGTAACCGATTCTGAAGGCTATTATCTGGATAGCCTGGGCAATCGTGTGCTCGGCGGCAATAATCCGGCCATCGCCACGGTTTCAGCGCCTGGGGAATTCTGGGTTCCAAGCAACTTGGAATGGTCCGGCCAGCCGGCGACTTGGAATGGCTTCAGCAGCCATAACGGCAACCCTAACTTGCGTGTAGTAACAAAGAACCCGGGGCAGGATGCGGGAGTGCTCGGCAGCTATATCAAAGCGCTGACCTTCTTTGCGGCCGGAACGAAAGCGGAAACCGGCAGCTACACTGCGCTGGGCAGCCAGGCTGAACAGTTGGCCAAGGCGCTGCTGGATGCTGCGTGGGGATACAATGACGGCATCGGTATCACGACAGTTGAGCCGCGCGAGGACTATTACCGCTACTTCACGAAGGAAATTTATTTCCCTAATGGCTGGACGGGCTTGTTCGGACAAGGCAATACGCTCCCGGGATCGTCTGCGGTGCCATCTGATCCAGCCAAGGGCGGCAATGGCGTATATGCCAGTTATACGGATGTAAGACCAGCCATTAAAAATGATCCTCAATGGCAATATTTAGAGAATAAATACAACACTTCCTGGGATCCGCAAACGAAGAAATGGACGAACGGGGCCCCAGAGTTCACTTATCACCGCTTCTGGTCTCAAGTTGATATGGCTACGGCGTACGCCGAATACGATCGCCTGATCAACAGCGATCAAGGCGGACCGGTGGAGCCAGTAGCGCCAAAAGCTCCATCCAAGCCGAACGCGGTGGCTGGCGACGCTGTGGTCAATCTGTCCTGGAACAGTGTTAGCGGCGCTACCAGCTATACGGTGAAGCGGGCAACGACAAGCGGCGGTCCATACACGATGTTAGGAACTACAGCGCAAGCTGCCTATACCGATTCAAACGTTGTCAACGGCACGACGTATTACTATGTAGTCAGCGCATCCAACAGCGTTGGGGAGAGCCCGGACTCGCCGGAGGCAAGCGCCAAGCCTGCATCCACTCCAATTCCGGTACAGGGCAATCTGAAGCTTGAATACCGTACGAATGACACGAACCCAGGAGATAACCAATTCCGGCCGCAGTTCCGCATCGTGAATACGGGTGACACAGCCGTATCGCTAAGCAATGTGAAGATTCGCTATTATTACACCATCGACGGTGATAAACCGCAGCAATTCCATTGCGACTATGCCGCTATCGGCAGCAGCAACGTAAGCGGAACCTTCGTCAAGCTGCCATCAGCCAAGCCGGGGGCGGATTATTACTTGGAAATTTCGTTCGGCGCTGGTGCGGGCAGCTTGGCACCGGGGGCGAATTCCGGCGAAATCCAGGTACGGGTCAACAAGACGGACTGGTCCAACTATAATGAATCGGATGACTATTCATATGATGCGACTAAGACCAATTTTGCCAGCTGGGAGAAGGCAACTTTGCATTTGAACGGAGATCTGGTATGGGGACTTGAGCCTTAA
- a CDS encoding DUF817 domain-containing protein, which translates to MMFIRKLFVFAWLQALSCIFPLIIFGALALTKVIQLPVLPRYDWILLICLLAQAGMMISKLETLDELKVICMFHIIGLALEIFKVHMGSWTYPEPAWSKVFGVPLYSGFMYASVASYICQAWRRLQLQITGWPNSIYAVAISAAIYLNFFTHHFIGDYRWILMLLLVAVFFRCTVYFTLEERTFRMPLLLSFLLIGFFIWIAENVTTFLGAWKYPNQEEVWRLVHIGKISSWLLLVVISIIIVAQLKHVKKGRIDAPQGVSSDKWESRT; encoded by the coding sequence ATGATGTTTATCCGCAAGCTGTTCGTGTTTGCTTGGCTCCAAGCGCTATCCTGCATATTTCCGCTAATAATCTTCGGAGCCCTCGCTCTGACGAAAGTGATCCAGCTGCCCGTTCTTCCGCGATATGACTGGATTTTGCTGATTTGCTTGCTCGCTCAGGCAGGGATGATGATCAGCAAGCTGGAAACGCTGGACGAGCTGAAGGTCATTTGCATGTTCCACATCATTGGCCTTGCACTCGAAATATTCAAAGTTCATATGGGCTCGTGGACTTACCCGGAACCTGCATGGAGCAAGGTATTCGGTGTCCCGCTATACAGCGGATTCATGTACGCCAGTGTCGCCAGCTACATATGCCAGGCCTGGAGACGGCTGCAGCTGCAAATTACGGGCTGGCCCAATTCGATTTACGCCGTTGCCATTAGCGCGGCAATCTATCTAAATTTTTTCACGCATCATTTTATCGGCGACTATCGCTGGATACTCATGCTGCTCCTGGTTGCCGTATTTTTCCGATGCACGGTATATTTTACGCTGGAAGAGCGCACCTTTCGAATGCCGCTGCTGCTGTCATTTCTGCTGATCGGCTTCTTTATCTGGATTGCGGAGAATGTGACCACCTTCCTGGGAGCCTGGAAATACCCGAATCAGGAAGAGGTATGGCGGCTCGTTCATATCGGAAAAATCAGCTCATGGCTGCTGCTCGTTGTGATCAGCATCATCATCGTTGCGCAGCTGAAGCATGTTAAAAAGGGAAGGATCGACGCCCCGCAAGGCGTGTCCTCCGACAAATGGGAGAGTCGCACATGA
- a CDS encoding glucose 1-dehydrogenase — translation MSFAKLVVLVTGASQGIGRGIAEAYARCGAVVILADLPSSAGEQSAEVIRQKGGQAEFISCDVRSERDISGIMKQVEHTYGRIDIVINNAGVSRFKSPFELTVDEWDDVLNTNVRSCFLVTREAAKLMKQHGGGSVVNISSTRSFMSEPNSEAYAASKGAIVSLSHAMAVSLGPDGIRVNCISPGWIETGKYEELREIDHSQHPAGRVGKPEDIARACLYLTDPANDFVTGIHLVVDGGMTRKMIYED, via the coding sequence ATGTCATTTGCCAAACTCGTCGTATTAGTCACCGGTGCTTCGCAGGGAATCGGCCGTGGAATTGCGGAAGCTTACGCTCGCTGCGGCGCTGTCGTAATCCTGGCCGATCTGCCGTCCTCGGCTGGGGAGCAATCGGCTGAGGTAATAAGGCAAAAGGGGGGACAAGCCGAATTCATCTCTTGCGATGTCCGCAGCGAACGGGACATATCCGGCATAATGAAGCAGGTTGAACATACATATGGCAGAATTGATATTGTCATTAACAATGCAGGGGTGTCCCGGTTCAAATCGCCCTTTGAGCTGACGGTGGATGAATGGGATGATGTGCTGAATACAAATGTGCGCAGCTGTTTTCTCGTAACGCGGGAGGCGGCAAAATTGATGAAACAGCATGGCGGAGGGTCGGTCGTCAATATTTCCTCGACCCGCTCCTTCATGTCCGAACCGAACTCCGAGGCATATGCCGCCTCGAAGGGGGCCATCGTATCGCTAAGCCACGCGATGGCGGTGTCGCTCGGCCCTGACGGGATACGAGTGAATTGCATCAGCCCCGGATGGATAGAAACGGGGAAATACGAGGAGCTGCGCGAGATTGATCATAGCCAGCATCCGGCGGGCCGGGTAGGCAAACCCGAGGATATCGCCCGGGCTTGTCTCTATTTAACAGATCCGGCTAATGATTTCGTGACCGGCATCCATCTCGTCGTCGACGGCGGAATGACTCGAAAAATGATTTATGAAGATTAG
- the chrA gene encoding chromate efflux transporter, which yields MNTKNTAKKETAAQSLPRITVLDIFLASAKLGLTSFGGPVAHLGYFHQEYVVRRKWMEEKAYADLVALCQFLPGPASSQVGIGVGLRCAGLMGAIAAWVGFTLPSILLLGLFAIIVQRMNVAEASWLHGLKLTAVAIVAQAVWSMGTKLAATRKQAGVAVGAAAVVLLWPGTYSQVGVIAAAALLGLIMYRHEAAAESVMPAAAASSRDVHGCRQSFIYLGFYFALLLLLPLFSQWSNGGWLSLVDGFYRVGSLVFGGGHVVLPLLQEEVVAHGWVSQSDFIAGYGAAQAVPGPLFTFASYLGAIYGGVPGLALATIAIFLPAFLLVAGVLPLWDRLSRNITMQRALQGIHAAVVGILLAALYDPIWTGAVRGTADFVIVLCLFAMLVFWKLPPWCAVIAGAAAGMLAQLFV from the coding sequence ATGAATACAAAAAATACAGCAAAAAAAGAGACTGCCGCCCAGTCTCTGCCACGCATTACCGTGCTTGATATTTTCCTTGCTTCAGCCAAATTGGGGCTGACCTCCTTTGGCGGTCCTGTTGCGCACCTGGGGTACTTCCATCAGGAATATGTCGTCCGCCGCAAATGGATGGAAGAGAAAGCCTACGCTGATTTGGTTGCCTTATGCCAGTTCCTTCCCGGACCGGCCAGCAGCCAAGTCGGGATCGGAGTCGGCCTGCGCTGCGCCGGGTTGATGGGAGCCATAGCAGCCTGGGTTGGATTTACACTGCCATCCATCCTCCTGTTAGGGCTGTTCGCTATCATCGTGCAGCGCATGAATGTCGCCGAAGCGTCTTGGCTGCACGGATTGAAGCTGACCGCCGTGGCCATCGTCGCCCAGGCTGTATGGAGCATGGGGACAAAGCTAGCCGCAACCCGAAAGCAAGCCGGCGTCGCTGTTGGTGCAGCAGCGGTTGTGCTGCTCTGGCCAGGCACGTATAGCCAAGTAGGCGTTATCGCCGCGGCGGCATTACTGGGGCTCATTATGTATCGCCATGAAGCGGCTGCGGAATCCGTTATGCCAGCTGCCGCGGCAAGTTCGCGGGATGTTCATGGCTGCAGGCAGTCCTTCATCTATCTAGGATTCTATTTCGCATTACTCCTGCTTCTCCCCTTGTTCAGCCAATGGTCAAACGGCGGATGGCTCTCCCTGGTCGACGGCTTCTACCGGGTCGGTTCCCTCGTCTTCGGCGGAGGACATGTGGTGCTTCCGCTGCTGCAAGAAGAAGTCGTCGCACACGGCTGGGTCAGCCAGTCCGATTTCATCGCCGGGTACGGCGCTGCTCAGGCCGTTCCTGGGCCGCTCTTTACCTTTGCCTCCTATTTAGGCGCCATATATGGAGGAGTGCCGGGTCTGGCATTAGCTACAATCGCCATCTTCCTGCCAGCCTTTCTGCTGGTCGCAGGCGTTCTGCCTCTGTGGGATCGGCTAAGCCGGAACATAACTATGCAGCGGGCGCTGCAGGGTATCCATGCAGCAGTGGTAGGAATATTGCTGGCTGCACTGTACGATCCCATTTGGACCGGCGCTGTTCGCGGCACGGCAGACTTCGTTATCGTGCTTTGCTTGTTCGCGATGCTGGTGTTCTGGAAGCTTCCGCCGTGGTGTGCGGTTATCGCAGGCGCGGCAGCAGGCATGCTTGCGCAATTGTTCGTCTAA
- a CDS encoding TrkA C-terminal domain-containing protein, which translates to MQEIAVYKSIALDIAQRIVSGELAVHSKISGRSLLAAQYHVSPETIRKAIGLLKDEGIVSVSQGKEIVVISDQKAGEYLASSNYLKSAYSLKRDLEQLMAEKKEVDRRFEVLLNKITKASDRLQNLTPYNPMEIQIKEGSHAVGKTIGNLLFWQNTGATVIALRRGTRISISPGPHVILRENDMLVFVGDPKIYDKTERFVNQTSE; encoded by the coding sequence ATGCAGGAAATTGCTGTCTACAAATCCATCGCACTCGATATTGCTCAGAGAATCGTCAGCGGGGAGCTGGCTGTCCATAGCAAAATATCGGGGCGTTCCTTGTTGGCGGCTCAATATCATGTCTCTCCGGAAACGATACGCAAGGCGATCGGGCTGCTCAAGGATGAGGGAATCGTCTCGGTCTCGCAGGGCAAAGAGATCGTTGTCATCTCTGATCAGAAAGCCGGAGAATATTTGGCGAGCAGCAATTATCTGAAATCGGCTTACTCGTTAAAACGGGATTTGGAGCAGCTGATGGCAGAGAAAAAAGAAGTGGATCGCAGATTCGAAGTTCTGTTGAACAAAATTACAAAGGCTTCAGACCGGCTGCAGAATCTTACTCCCTATAACCCGATGGAAATACAGATCAAGGAAGGATCCCATGCGGTGGGCAAAACAATCGGCAATTTATTGTTCTGGCAAAATACCGGAGCTACCGTAATCGCGCTGCGCAGGGGTACTAGAATCTCGATCTCCCCCGGACCCCATGTGATTTTGCGGGAGAATGATATGCTTGTATTTGTAGGAGATCCGAAAATTTACGACAAAACCGAGCGGTTTGTCAATCAAACCAGCGAATAA
- a CDS encoding betaine/proline/choline family ABC transporter ATP-binding protein, with translation MLKFEQVSKTYPNGYHAVKNISFEVDSGEILVLIGPSGCGKTTSMKMINRLIPHTSGKIYVQGKDITQENPVTLRKNIGYVIQQIGLFPHYTIEDNVGLIPELKGWSRDKKKARVSEMLRLVGLDPEIYAKRYPKQLSGGQQQRVGVARALAADPDIILMDEPFGALDPITREQLQDELLRLQQEVKKTIVFVTHDMEEALKLGDKIAILRDGELVQIDTPEQILCHPADEFVEGFVGKNRLYQNPEFIPVTEVMRDNPSTTLPGRSPSRALTFMRQRKTDTLLVSDEAGRLLGIVSAYDVSAQMDSSVTIRDIMQSPQALLEDTATAKDALALITEAPFGIIPVVTGSGTIAGIVTRSSLLTAFAAQWVGGEEKA, from the coding sequence ATGCTGAAATTTGAACAGGTAAGCAAGACATACCCAAACGGTTATCATGCGGTAAAAAATATCAGCTTCGAGGTGGATTCGGGCGAAATTCTGGTGCTGATCGGCCCCAGCGGTTGCGGGAAAACGACATCCATGAAGATGATTAACCGCCTGATTCCGCACACATCAGGCAAAATATACGTCCAGGGCAAGGATATTACGCAGGAAAACCCCGTAACGCTGCGCAAGAACATCGGCTACGTCATTCAACAAATCGGACTGTTTCCCCATTACACCATCGAAGACAATGTAGGTCTAATCCCCGAATTAAAAGGATGGTCCCGAGATAAAAAGAAAGCACGGGTAAGCGAAATGCTGCGCTTGGTCGGACTCGATCCGGAAATTTATGCGAAGCGCTACCCCAAACAACTGTCCGGCGGCCAGCAGCAGAGGGTCGGTGTAGCGAGAGCCTTGGCGGCCGATCCGGACATTATCCTGATGGATGAGCCGTTCGGCGCACTCGATCCCATTACTCGGGAGCAGCTGCAGGATGAACTCTTGCGTCTCCAGCAGGAGGTAAAGAAGACGATCGTATTCGTCACACATGACATGGAGGAAGCGCTGAAGCTTGGCGACAAGATCGCCATTTTACGAGATGGAGAGCTGGTGCAGATCGATACGCCGGAGCAAATTTTATGTCATCCGGCCGATGAGTTCGTAGAAGGTTTTGTCGGTAAAAATCGCCTCTATCAGAACCCCGAATTTATTCCGGTTACGGAGGTGATGCGGGACAATCCTTCCACAACACTTCCGGGCCGCAGTCCAAGCAGGGCCCTAACCTTCATGCGCCAGCGGAAGACGGACACGCTGCTTGTCAGCGATGAAGCGGGCAGACTGCTGGGCATCGTCTCAGCTTACGATGTGTCGGCCCAGATGGACAGCTCGGTAACCATCCGGGATATTATGCAATCCCCCCAAGCCCTGCTTGAGGATACTGCGACAGCGAAGGATGCGCTTGCGCTTATCACTGAGGCGCCGTTTGGCATCATCCCGGTAGTGACGGGGAGTGGAACAATTGCAGGCATCGTAACCCGAAGCAGTCTGTTAACAGCGTTTGCCGCTCAGTGGGTAGGGGGTGAAGAGAAAGCATGA
- a CDS encoding ABC transporter permease, producing the protein MRDKSLWDQLIHQFDMRKGELAQSLLVHIELVFLSMLLAIVVGISLGIMITRVKSLKGVTLGTAGVLQTIPSLAMLGFMIPLFGIGMKTAVAALFLYSLLPIIRNTYAGITDVDKSIVEAARGMGMKSWQILFRVQLPLALNVIMAGIRTAAVINVGTATLASFIGAGGLGEYIFLGIQRNIEALTLLGAIPAAILALIMDYLLGLLERVTTPKGLKV; encoded by the coding sequence ATGAGAGATAAATCATTATGGGATCAGCTGATCCATCAGTTCGACATGCGAAAGGGAGAATTGGCGCAGTCCTTATTGGTGCATATTGAACTCGTGTTCCTGTCGATGCTGCTGGCGATAGTTGTCGGCATCTCCCTAGGCATCATGATTACTAGAGTTAAATCTCTCAAGGGCGTTACCTTGGGAACGGCCGGGGTTCTGCAAACGATTCCGAGCCTCGCCATGCTCGGTTTTATGATTCCGCTATTCGGCATCGGCATGAAGACGGCTGTAGCCGCCTTGTTCCTGTATTCATTGCTGCCGATTATCCGGAATACGTACGCGGGTATTACTGATGTAGATAAGTCAATCGTGGAAGCGGCACGCGGGATGGGCATGAAGTCATGGCAAATTCTATTCCGCGTCCAGCTGCCGCTGGCCTTAAATGTCATAATGGCCGGTATACGAACAGCGGCGGTGATCAATGTGGGGACGGCAACGCTGGCCTCTTTTATCGGAGCCGGGGGACTTGGAGAATACATCTTCCTAGGCATCCAGCGCAATATTGAGGCGCTAACCTTGCTCGGTGCGATTCCAGCGGCTATTCTCGCTCTGATTATGGACTACTTGCTTGGTCTGCTGGAGAGAGTGACGACACCAAAAGGCTTAAAAGTGTGA
- a CDS encoding glycine betaine ABC transporter substrate-binding protein, whose amino-acid sequence MKMIKFSKKTAVGLLAVVLMTMLLSACGGGTNKDSGAGNAGEITIGSKNFTENMLLALMMAELIEAKTDIKVKRQVNLGGSNVAWSALKNGEIQLYPEYTGTVVANYYQEETGNSAESLAKTRELLADDELIFLEPFGINNTYTLAVTRETAERHNLETFSDLSKVSEDMILGVEFEFLDRDDGFPGIQKLYGMKFKQQKGMDHGIMYQSIASGETDVTNAYATDAQIKVHDLVILRDDKEFFPPYDAGPVIRKATLEQYPELEEVLNLMSGLISDEEMQKLNADVDVEGLKEEEVARQFLIEKGLIEG is encoded by the coding sequence ATGAAAATGATAAAATTTAGCAAAAAAACGGCGGTTGGTTTGTTGGCAGTCGTACTGATGACGATGCTATTGAGTGCGTGCGGAGGCGGAACTAACAAGGACTCTGGAGCAGGAAACGCAGGAGAAATTACAATAGGATCTAAGAATTTTACCGAGAATATGCTGCTTGCTCTGATGATGGCGGAGCTGATCGAAGCGAAAACGGACATCAAAGTGAAGCGCCAGGTCAATCTGGGTGGCTCCAACGTCGCATGGAGCGCGCTAAAGAATGGTGAAATTCAGCTGTACCCTGAATATACGGGGACGGTTGTAGCCAATTATTATCAGGAGGAAACGGGCAATTCGGCGGAATCGCTGGCTAAAACGAGAGAGCTGCTTGCTGATGATGAGCTAATCTTTCTGGAGCCGTTCGGCATTAATAACACATACACACTGGCGGTAACACGGGAGACTGCAGAACGGCACAACCTTGAGACCTTCAGCGATTTGTCGAAGGTATCCGAGGACATGATTCTTGGCGTAGAATTCGAATTTCTTGATCGGGACGACGGCTTTCCGGGAATTCAGAAGCTGTACGGCATGAAATTCAAGCAGCAAAAGGGGATGGACCACGGTATTATGTATCAGTCGATCGCCAGTGGAGAGACGGATGTGACGAATGCATATGCCACCGATGCGCAAATCAAGGTGCATGATCTAGTTATTTTGCGGGATGACAAAGAATTTTTTCCGCCATATGATGCCGGACCGGTCATTCGTAAAGCGACCTTGGAGCAATATCCTGAGTTAGAAGAGGTATTGAATCTAATGAGCGGTTTGATTAGCGACGAGGAGATGCAGAAGCTGAATGCGGACGTCGATGTGGAAGGGCTGAAGGAAGAAGAGGTCGCACGCCAATTTTTGATTGAAAAAGGGTTGATAGAAGGCTAG
- a CDS encoding MFS transporter: MFKKSFYYLWGSQALSNTVDVFYLVALMTFVLSTTNSIMFATLVPFIRVTAQLASGFLAPLMVANYRLPFLLTISQSGQFLLFSLLAFYLSPWIGGNSFLLIYGIIACISFLDGWTTPARNALVPRLVSDEVLMKANGMVATTDQVVQFAGWALSGLMVAKLGAFPVLVIVAAGYGIAMLVTFWIEDPLEPPRRGIWDWRTASKQGYMALKEAQTASDPSSEIKSPTRWDTLKEGWVLIWKSPRLRALTVMDVTDMFGGSVWAGAFMLVFVKEVLLKDEQWWGYINASYFAGAVIGGLLVVAFVGRLEKRIFAAMLAGMLGYALLTTLFAVNSYAPLALLLVLLTGPMTELAAVSRRTLIQRSASKERLPQIFSAQATLLNTVFGISLLAMSGIAEWLGIVNMYLFAAGITLLAICTGIVNRSSFRKEVHIVEP, translated from the coding sequence ATGTTCAAGAAGTCTTTTTATTACTTGTGGGGCTCGCAGGCGCTGTCCAATACGGTAGATGTCTTCTACCTGGTCGCGCTGATGACATTCGTGCTGAGCACTACGAACTCGATCATGTTTGCGACCCTGGTTCCTTTCATCCGAGTAACCGCCCAGTTAGCGAGCGGATTTCTTGCCCCGCTGATGGTTGCGAATTATAGACTGCCCTTTCTGCTGACAATATCGCAGAGCGGGCAGTTTCTCTTGTTTAGTCTGCTGGCTTTCTATCTCTCACCCTGGATCGGGGGAAACAGTTTCCTGTTGATCTACGGTATTATTGCCTGCATATCTTTCTTGGACGGCTGGACAACTCCCGCGCGAAATGCGCTCGTTCCGCGTCTTGTGTCAGACGAGGTACTGATGAAGGCCAATGGAATGGTGGCTACAACTGATCAGGTCGTTCAGTTTGCGGGTTGGGCGTTAAGCGGGTTGATGGTCGCGAAGCTGGGGGCTTTTCCGGTACTGGTTATTGTTGCCGCCGGTTATGGAATAGCCATGCTTGTGACCTTCTGGATCGAAGATCCGCTAGAACCTCCAAGGCGGGGAATATGGGATTGGCGGACTGCCTCAAAACAAGGCTATATGGCGCTGAAGGAGGCACAGACAGCGAGTGATCCGAGCAGTGAAATCAAGTCGCCTACCCGCTGGGATACACTTAAGGAAGGCTGGGTGCTAATCTGGAAATCGCCGAGGCTGCGGGCTTTAACGGTGATGGACGTGACGGATATGTTCGGAGGCTCTGTGTGGGCCGGAGCGTTCATGCTTGTCTTCGTCAAGGAAGTATTGCTGAAGGATGAGCAGTGGTGGGGTTATATCAATGCGAGTTATTTTGCCGGCGCTGTGATTGGCGGACTGCTTGTCGTGGCGTTCGTCGGGCGTTTGGAGAAGCGGATATTTGCGGCAATGCTCGCAGGGATGCTGGGCTATGCACTGCTGACGACTCTGTTTGCGGTCAATTCCTATGCGCCGCTTGCGCTGCTCCTCGTTCTGCTGACCGGACCGATGACAGAGCTTGCTGCGGTATCCCGCCGAACATTGATACAGCGAAGCGCAAGCAAGGAACGGCTGCCCCAGATTTTTTCGGCGCAAGCGACGTTGCTGAATACCGTTTTCGGCATATCACTGCTCGCGATGAGCGGCATCGCCGAGTGGCTTGGGATCGTAAATATGTATTTGTTCGCCGCCGGTATTACATTACTTGCGATATGTACAGGCATAGTCAATCGAAGCTCCTTCCGAAAGGAAGTTCATATCGTGGAACCTTAG